A region of the Penicillium psychrofluorescens genome assembly, chromosome: 6 genome:
ATAAAATCCATCTCTTCGTGTCATCTGCTCTGTTCATTCACGCCTGAACAGCAACACTCCCTGCATTCTGCCCACCATCCGGCTTGGGCAGATCCGTCTTTTAAGAAAAATATTGTCAGCACATTCAGAAACATATCCAACCTCCACCGCTGgaagaaactcaccagaTCAAAAATAACCCGAATCATCAAACTGCAGCTGGGACACACGGCTATCTCCTCGCCATCGCGCAGGTCGTCGATGGCGATCTCGAACCGGTCGCCGCAGGGGCAGGGGAAGTGGTAGATTTGCATGGCGGGGTCGAAGGTCatgtcctcgatctcgattTCATCGTAGATGGAGAGGGCGTCGTCGGCCATTTTTAAAGAGGTTTGTTCCGGAGAATAAGTGGAATGAACTGAGTCGTTCATTCTTTCGGTGGCGGCAAAAAGCTTTGTGGTCATGTGACTGCGGAGAGGGATTAGTTAAGCGGTTTGTATACATCACACGCAAGTGGGTTTGAAGGGCATGCATAGGTTCACCCTCGTTGCTTTGCCCTCCTCCGCTGGGCACTTTGAGCAGCACAAATTCCAACCTTCTGGTAATCACTATTAAGATGACCTCCCAGCCCACCAGAATAGTTATTTATGCTTGCGTGACCGATATAGCTGGTTGTCCCCTGCGGCGTTATGCCGCGCTCGGCGAAGCCTTTTGCGCAAATGTCCTGGGGCGTGAATACCACTCCGACCTCGACCCCGCAGGCTATGACCATGTCCACATTCCTGGCGATTTCTGCTCAATGAAGCCGCTCAAGAGGTGGTTTATCCTTGATCTAGATGTCACCCAGCCGCTCACCCGCGAGGAAGTTTCGCAACTTCCCCATCAGGTGTACCTCGCAAGCCTACAAGGCGGTGAATTGTGAGATGAACCCTCTTGTGATAAGCATTGGCTTTACGAACTAATTTGGAAAGGAAATTCATTCTTCGTAATCCATGGATggaaaaagcaaagaatcGAACTCTTTCATACACCTGGGGGGGTAGAAGAGAGCAGGAAATGGTTGAGGAGATGCGTAGGAAATAGCTGGTAATAAGGGATACGCAATTCACTCTCTTCAAGGTGTTACTGCCGGCGTTTGTCCTTTACAAGCGGGTCAATAGTCATCATCCTTATCATCATTGAAGTCACATTATCGCAGATCTATACAATCAGTATGGGTCCCCGGTTTGATATATCGGCTGTATGTACCTTGGGCTATTGACATTCTAAAGAAAAATTAGTCTTTTCGTTCGACATTGATAAATAATCACTCGCCGAGCCGTGCAATCTCCATTTTGACCGTTTCCACTTCTTGGGCGAGTGCTCCATATCGACGAGCAATCTCCGCCAGGGTCCCGCCATCACCCGCAGACTGTGTCCCCGATCCATCAGACACTTCCACATCCCCGTAATCCCGGAGCTCTTCAATCGCCATGGTCCGCCGTTCTTCGAGCTGATCGCGCGTTTTGCGGAGGTGATCTCCGTACCGGGTGAGCGCGGCCAGGGTTTCGGGTGTATATATGGAAGCAGCGATTTCGAGCTTGGTGACTCTGTCAAACGTAGATTTAGATTTAGCAGCGCTCCCAACAGCTTTCTCAGAGATGCGAAGCACGAAATAAGACAGTACATACTCAAGCTTTCCCTCAACCCCCTGCGCAACGGTAGCCAAATGctccgccttggccttggtcGCCCTCGCCAACGCACCATGCTTTACCCGCTCGAGGGTAGTAACAGTCCTCTCCAAAACCAGCGTTCGGGTCGCAAGCACGTCTGCCGCTGTAGCGGCCATCTGTCTTCTGGCTGTGGGCAACTCGAACAGTTGGATCTGGCGCAACGCGCGCACGCGGTCACGGAGGACATTCGAGACTGGCGGTGCGGAGATGGATGTGCGGACTCGGCGGTCGCGGGCTCTTGCGCGTGCTTGGTGGCTTAGATGTGCTGGGGCATGGATGCTTCGTGATAAAGAGGTGGGGATCCCTCCGGTTCCTGTTGGGTTTGTTTCTGGGGAGGTGGTTGGCTGTGCGGTGGCTAGGTCTCGGAGGTTGTTGACGGACAGCGAGAGGAGGGTGGAGAATGGGCGGGTAATGGATGGGATGTGCAAGTGGAATGCGTCGATGTTCGGTGCGAGCAGCGAGAGggcgtcatcgtcatcttgCTCTTCCGGGTTTCGGGCGCCATGTTTTTCTTGCTTGGGTCTGTCGGGGTCGATTGCGGCACGCGGTGTCTCGAGGTACAGCGATATGATGGCCAGATTATCCCGGCACTGAGATATCACTAGAATTAGCAAAGGTAACAACAATGCACACCGCACGACAGAGAGTCCCGTCCCAAGTGACGGAGGACAATACTGACCTCATCGGGAACCCCGCTGTCAGACGCGAATGCCAATCGCCGCAGCACTCGCTCCTTGATCCGCTTCTTTGCATGTTGTGTCTGGCATTGCTTCAGGTCCTAGTTCAGGCATGACGGTCAGTTTTCTGTATCTTGTTGTTCTTCCGTGCCCAGTGCAACAAGCCCAAGCTCCACAGAAGCGGGCGTTTGGGGGGGAGATGTAATTAATTACCTCCACACAGCGTTCCCGCTCCGGGAGCGCGCTATGCGCACGCGTCGAGCCATCGGGATCGAAAAGCGTGGTCGTCAGATTTTCATAGAGTCGTTTGAATAGAGGATTGTGCGCGAGGATCGAGGGATCGCAGGGGGGGATCATGGTTGACGGAAGAGGATGTGGACCGGAGAGGAGAGCTTCACCGCCGTTAACTATGACCTATGGAGCTCGGTCCCAACCAAGACTGACTAGATTCTACAGAGATCAGAAAGGGTGCAATACTCGTACATCTGCATTTCCATATCATCATAATCATACAGGTGCAGCTGGCAATTCCAGCTCCAATCACTCACTGActctccctttttcctcGTTCCGTCTCCATAGCCAGTGaaccaaacaaaacaaaagccaGTCGTCCCTGCGCCCTCCCATTTTTGATCTCACGCAAAATCCAAATCGCAAAATGTACACTCAGACAATGGGGAAACGTTCAAAGAGATAAAGAAAATCCAGTCCATAGGGAAGCCTGACCATCAAAAAGCCAGCCCTTGCTGGATCCAAAGGGGGTTTTGAGAAGCATAGAGCGCGTATGTACAGGGTGTATTcctggcggtggagaagaaaaaaatccAGGGGTTGATCAAAGAAATtccaaaaagagaaagagaaatTCGACGCTCAGAACGCAAATCAGCGTAGCAAGAGCGTGCGCAGAAGAATTGATCGGCATTGAGCATCTActcttcctcgctctcctcggaatcttcgtcttcgtcatcaCTGCTCTCCATATTGGCTTCGACAGATGGCATGGGGTTGGGAGAGCCGCCACCCTGGAAGCGAGACAGGTTGCTCTCGAGCATGTTAATCTGAGCCTCCTGCTCGTACTTGCTCATtggcttgttcttcttcggcttcgggGCGGCGAGGTTGCTGGCGGGAGCAGAatcctcgtcatccatgATGTGAGGCACATTCTTCTTCACAAACTTGAGCAGCATCAACAGCACGTCGTTGGGGAGCTCATCGATATCCAGTTCAATCTCCGCTTCTTGGGTACCCTGAAAAACAGGTTAGTATTGTAAAAGCAAAGCAGCGAGAGAAAACTTACCTTCAGAGCAGGAACATtgttctggatgatcttgaGAGCCTCCTGCATCTTCTTGTCCGGAAGACTACTGATACCATTGGAGATAATTTGCTTCTCGTGGTAGCTTACCCAGCGAGGCTTGTCGGACTTGGAgctcttggtcttcttgtccttcttgataCTGGGAGCGTTGCTCTTCTTGGAATCCTTCTTGCTCGGTTTCTTGCCAACCTTCTTAGACGAGGGAGgagtcttcttcttcttctgggtgaTCGCTTCGACCTGACGAGACATCTCGGCAATCTGCCGCTGGAGCAGTGTAAGGCgctcgtcatcctcttcactctcctcatcttcctcgtcactgTCCTCTTCGGACGAGTCGGAATGCTGGTAGTGGTGCGGCTCGTGGGTTTCCAGGTAGCTAGCCTTTTGGCTCCACTTCCAGTTGAAAACCTCTTCCAAACGCTGGCCGGCCGCATAGATGATATCACCGGCCATGTTGAACCGGAAGCAGTTTTTCAGCATCTGGCGAACATCCATCTCAAATTCCTTGGCGTTCTCGTACTGGCCAGACCTGAGTTTGTTCTGCACGGTAGACAGATCCATCGGCTTCTTGATCACGCTGTGATAGTTGGGAATATTCAACGCAACGGGGTCCACTGGCAGATAGAAAGGCGCAGCAATTTCGTAGTACTTCCCCTTGTGCAATTCATCAAGGACCTCCTGGCAGAACTTCAACTCCCACtggaacttcttcttcttcggtttGGTGGAATAGGGGAGATCGCGCTTGGGTGGGTGGATCGATCGCTTTGGACGTCCGTCGGGATTGGAAGAGTCTCGCCGAATTGTGGGCAATCCTTCGGGGCCCAGCGCAAAAGTCGTTCCCGCCTGGGGTGATGTGGCCTTGGGGGGAGCAACCGGAGCACCAGTTGAGGTCCGCGGCTCCCGACGCGCAGCAGAGGTCTTCTCCGCCAccttcttgggcttcttttcctccaccTCGTCAGGCTTGGGAAGATTGATCAGTTGCTTCTCAAATGTCGCCCTCAACTTGTGACCTTCCTGGGTGACGAGGTGGTCCGGACCGTTGAAAGTCTGTGCATTCTGAACCATCAAAGCGACATCGTCAATAACCGCCTGCGGAGACGCATACtcgttggccttgagcttcttctcgacCGTTCCCAAATCCATAGGTTGCTTGATCACATTTGGATAATTCGGGATATTCAGGGCGATGGGATCCACGGGCACTTTGTAGAAGCGCGCATCATGCATACGCTTCAGGCTGGTCAGACACTTTGAAATGAACTTTTGCTGCAGCTTGGTGACTCCCGATTCGCCACCGGCCGGAAGAGCTGGGCCAGGGGTTTCGGTCACCGGAGTCGGCAACTTCGGAGCCTTGATTTCGGTAGCCGAGTCCTCGCCTTCAACCTTGGTGCGTTTTGCAGCAGGTTCATCACCATCGATTTCGCGTTCTCTGGCGATCTTGGTCGGAGACATGGGCACAGAGGGTGCATCTTTCATCTCCTGATCGGTTTGAAGCGAAGGCAGGACCGGGGAAGACGCTGTCACAGGGGCAAACGGGCCAGCAGATTTGTTCTCGTCGAAGAGGTCACCACGGTGGGGCAGTTCGGTTTTCACGGAGGCAGACATGTCCTGGGGGGTTTCAATGTCCATCTTGTCCGGAGTAtcagcagcgccatcgcTCTGCGCAGGTGGCTCACTGCTGGTAGTGGCGGGTCCCTGCGAGGTCGGAGGGAAAACAACAATATTGTTCATCGGTTTCTCCGCAGCGGGTGTGGCAGATTCCTGAGCCGAGCCCTGACTGGGCGTAGCCCGATCCTCGAAACTTTCTTTCTGCAACCCTGTAGAAGTGGGGGGCTCGACAGAATTCTCGACGGAAGGGTCAACGGAAGGCTCGACGGAAGGCTCGGCGGAAGCCTGAACGGCAAAAGGCGTCTCGGCTGGcaccgacgaagaagggGGCTCGCTATCGACgggtggcggcggagctggagattTGGGGGGCGAGGCAGCAGTGCTGGTACCATTGGCAATGGCAGGCTCGCTAGGCGTGTGGCCATTCACCGCAGAAGGAGTGATCTCAGGCGCGGTCGGGGGGACATCTGGTTTGAAGTCTTCAACCACATTTTGCACGCTAGTAGTCAAAGTCAGCAAATGCTTGCAGAAAGTAATTCTGCAGGGAACTAGAGAAAACTGACCTCATAGGCGCCAGGTCTGGCGCAGCGACTCCGGTCGGCGAGGGAGGCAGCTGGGGCTTGTCCTCCTTGACAACGGGAGGAGCCTCGGGAGGCGGGGTCGCCATCAGGTCGTTGTCCAGTCGAAGAGAGTACAGAGTCTATGGTGGCACGAAAGGTGGGTGTGAGATGGGAGTGCTTTTTGCAAGCGCGCAACAAAGTCAACTGGATACAGACTTGCGCCCCACGCGCGGAAGCTCAGGCAATGCGGGGGAGGTAGAACTTGGCTGGCGCAGAAGCTTTGAACGGTTGTAAAGATGGAATAGACGGTAAAGGATGCAGGAAGAGATGGATAGAGAggtggagggagaggcgatcgtgggagaggagagagaaaggtgAGCTGGAAGAAAGTTGGAGAATGCGATGGCAAGGCGACAGAATTTATGGGGCGGTGAGGGAGTGGTCACGTGGGCGGTGGGTGGCGGATAAATGGTGAGCCagccaaggaggaggaaggagtgAGATAgaggtgggtgcctgaggccCGGGGTGAGGAACTGGATAAATCAGAAGGCGGGAGGGAGGGCGGGTGAACAATTAATAATAGAAACCCAAAGCAccaaaaaataaaaataataaAGGTGGCTGGGGGGCCGAGTTAAAAGGGGCGCAGGTGGACGCGACGCGTCTGTGTTTAGGGCGACAGGGGGGAACCAAGGACACGAAGGGAAAGGGGGGCGGTCAAAGGGCTTAAAGACGGAAGCAGAATTCTTCCTCGGAGGGGATGCTAGAATCCTTAAGTACAACGGACCGGAGTGCGCCCCTAGTTCCACCACTGGCACTAGGCCGCATTCGAGGGTTGGTTGCGGCTCATGATTGGTTTGGGCCGATCGCGTTCGCTCGTCCTCGGGCTGTGATTGGTGTTGTCGTGAATGATGGGCCCACTGTATCATCGAGGAATACAAATTTTCACTGCCATACTACTACAGGTGTGACCAGCTTGAACCGGCGGGAACATAGATCTAGATATCGATATTTACTAAGATGTCTCTCTACAGATCAAGCGGTCGTCTGCGAGGGGTGGGATCCCTGAATTCATGGGTGTCGGGTGATTTAACCCTCACAAAGGCAACCCGGAGGCCCGGCTCAAAACGTCACCGGCACGTGACAGCCCTGCTTCCGGATCTATACAAACACAGTGCGGCGAGGTGCATTGCATGGCCAATCCCTTGCGGTGGACATGTCCATGCATCAAGATGGTTATTTATAATTTGATCTGTATGACTGTTTGCTCGGTGATTGCGTGGTAGTCGATGATGTCCTTCTCGCCGTGTAGATGAGTCTACCtgtaaagaaagaagtatAAAGATAGCATAAATGTAAGTCGGCCAATGACCGACACGTGTGTAAGTCTATGGAAGTAACAAGCTTCTTGAGAATGAGCCGTGGCGTTGATGATTGTGTTCCTCtgcaaatatatatttcgATCACTGatctcatccaccaccctATAGTAAACCACCACATAAATCCATCACAAGAAAAAAACACCATATCGGAAGCACACATCTGAAGTAAACCCCATTGCCAACATTTGTCCCAACCCCCCTATCGACATCCATTTAACTACTAATTGACCTGTCCATACTCCAACACAGATTTCACACCACGTGATGATAACACAACCACGCTAACCATCTACGGACTAGCGCCCGTAAGAACATTTTTTGGGCTTTTTTTCACTTCCCGCAGCGACTGCGACACCGCAAGAGCCTCAGCAGCACCAGCTCGTTTA
Encoded here:
- a CDS encoding uncharacterized protein (ID:PFLUO_009367-T1.cds;~source:funannotate), producing the protein MIPPCDPSILAHNPLFKRLYENLTTTLFDPDGSTRAHSALPERERCVEDLKQCQTQHAKKRIKERVLRRLAFASDSGVPDECRDNLAIISLYLETPRAAIDPDRPKQEKHGARNPEEQDDDDALSLLAPNIDAFHLHIPSITRPFSTLLSLSVNNLRDLATAQPTTSPETNPTGTGGIPTSLSRSIHAPAHLSHQARARARDRRVRTSISAPPVSNVLRDRVRALRQIQLFELPTARRQMAATAADVLATRTLVLERTVTTLERVKHGALARATKAKAEHLATVAQGVEGKLEYVLSYFVLRISEKAVGSAAKSKSTFDRVTKLEIAASIYTPETLAALTRYGDHLRKTRDQLEERRTMAIEELRDYGDVEVSDGSGTQSAGDGGTLAEIARRYGALAQEVETVKMEIARLGE
- a CDS encoding uncharacterized protein (ID:PFLUO_009368-T1.cds;~source:funannotate) is translated as MATPPPEAPPVVKEDKPQLPPSPTGVAAPDLAPMSVQNVVEDFKPDVPPTAPEITPSAVNGHTPSEPAIANGTSTAASPPKSPAPPPPVDSEPPSSSVPAETPFAVQASAEPSVEPSVDPSVENSVEPPTSTGLQKESFEDRATPSQGSAQESATPAAEKPMNNIVVFPPTSQGPATTSSEPPAQSDGAADTPDKMDIETPQDMSASVKTELPHRGDLFDENKSAGPFAPVTASSPVLPSLQTDQEMKDAPSVPMSPTKIAREREIDGDEPAAKRTKVEGEDSATEIKAPKLPTPVTETPGPALPAGGESGVTKLQQKFISKCLTSLKRMHDARFYKVPVDPIALNIPNYPNVIKQPMDLGTVEKKLKANEYASPQAVIDDVALMVQNAQTFNGPDHLVTQEGHKLRATFEKQLINLPKPDEVEEKKPKKVAEKTSAARREPRTSTGAPVAPPKATSPQAGTTFALGPEGLPTIRRDSSNPDGRPKRSIHPPKRDLPYSTKPKKKKFQWELKFCQEVLDELHKGKYYEIAAPFYLPVDPVALNIPNYHSVIKKPMDLSTVQNKLRSGQYENAKEFEMDVRQMLKNCFRFNMAGDIIYAAGQRLEEVFNWKWSQKASYLETHEPHHYQHSDSSEEDSDEEDEESEEDDERLTLLQRQIAEMSRQVEAITQKKKKTPPSSKKVGKKPSKKDSKKSNAPSIKKDKKTKSSKSDKPRWVSYHEKQIISNGISSLPDKKMQEALKIIQNNVPALKGTQEAEIELDIDELPNDVLLMLLKFVKKNVPHIMDDEDSAPASNLAAPKPKKNKPMSKYEQEAQINMLESNLSRFQGGGSPNPMPSVEANMESSDDEDEDSEESEEE
- a CDS encoding uncharacterized protein (ID:PFLUO_009366-T1.cds;~source:funannotate), which translates into the protein MADDALSIYDEIEIEDMTFDPAMQIYHFPCPCGDRFEIAIDDLRDGEEIAVCPSCSLMIRVIFDLTDLPKPDGGQNAGSVAVQA